A window from Symbiopectobacterium purcellii encodes these proteins:
- the metB gene encoding cystathionine gamma-synthase: MTRKQATIAVRSGLNDDEQYGCVVPPIHLSSTYNFTGFNQPRAHDYSRRGNPTRDVVQRALAELEGGAGSVMTSSGMSAILLVCTVFLRPGDLLVAPHDCYGGSYRLFDSLNKRGAFRVKFVDQGDAAALAAALEEKPKLVLVESPSNPLLRVVDIAAICQAAREAGAVSVVDNTFLSPALQRPLALGADLVVHSCTKYLNGHSDVVAGTVIAKDPALVTELAWWANNIGVTGAAFDSYLLLRGLRTLGPRMAAAQKNALQLIDYLQTQPLVKKLYHPSLPNNPGHEIARRQQSGFGAMLSFELDGDEDTLRRFLGELELFTLAESLGGVESLISHAATMTHAGMAPEARAAAGISETLLRISVGIEDGDDLVADLDRAFRVATEGAA; encoded by the coding sequence ATGACGCGTAAACAAGCAACGATTGCCGTTCGTAGCGGACTTAATGATGATGAACAATACGGCTGTGTGGTTCCGCCGATTCATCTCTCCAGCACCTACAACTTCACCGGTTTCAACCAGCCCAGAGCCCATGACTACTCGCGTCGCGGTAACCCGACGCGTGATGTGGTACAGCGTGCATTGGCAGAGTTGGAAGGTGGTGCTGGGTCGGTGATGACCAGCAGTGGCATGTCAGCCATTTTGTTGGTGTGCACCGTTTTTCTGCGTCCGGGTGATTTGCTGGTTGCGCCTCATGATTGCTATGGCGGCAGTTACCGTTTGTTTGACAGCTTGAACAAGCGCGGCGCATTTCGCGTAAAATTTGTCGATCAGGGCGATGCGGCTGCGTTGGCGGCGGCATTGGAAGAGAAACCGAAACTGGTGCTGGTGGAAAGCCCCAGCAATCCGCTGCTGCGCGTGGTGGATATCGCCGCCATTTGTCAGGCTGCGCGTGAAGCTGGTGCGGTCAGCGTGGTGGATAACACCTTCCTGAGCCCGGCGTTGCAGCGTCCGCTGGCATTGGGGGCCGATTTGGTGGTGCACTCCTGCACCAAGTATCTTAATGGACACTCCGATGTGGTGGCCGGCACGGTGATTGCCAAAGATCCGGCGCTGGTGACGGAGCTGGCCTGGTGGGCGAACAATATCGGTGTGACGGGGGCGGCGTTTGACAGCTATCTGCTGCTGCGTGGGTTGCGTACCCTTGGCCCTCGTATGGCCGCTGCGCAAAAAAATGCGCTGCAACTGATTGATTACCTGCAAACACAGCCGCTGGTAAAAAAACTTTATCATCCTTCACTGCCGAACAACCCCGGCCATGAGATTGCGCGTCGTCAGCAGTCCGGCTTCGGTGCCATGTTGAGTTTTGAACTGGACGGCGATGAAGACACCCTGCGCCGTTTCCTGGGAGAGCTGGAACTGTTTACGCTGGCAGAATCGTTGGGCGGCGTGGAAAGCCTGATTTCTCATGCGGCCACCATGACCCATGCAGGCATGGCACCGGAAGCGCGTGCGGCGGCAGGCATCTCCGAAACCCTGCTGCGTATTTCGGTCGGCATTGAAGACGGTGACGATCTGGTGGCCGATCTGGATCGGGCATTCCGGGTGGCAACTGAGGGAGCAGCATGA
- a CDS encoding bifunctional aspartate kinase/homoserine dehydrogenase II yields the protein MSALGVSAAVSGRQLHKFGGSSLADVKCYQRVAGIMAEYSRPGDLMVVSAAGGTTNQLISWLKLSQSDRLSAHQVQQALRRYQSDLIAGLLPADAAERLTTLFIRDLERLAALLDGGVTDAVYAEVVGHGEIWSARLMAAVLNLSNIDASWLDARDFLRAERAAQPQVDEGRSWPLLQQLLTQHAGQRLVVTGFISRNEAGETVLLGRNGSDYSATQIGALAGVERVTIWSDVAGVYSADPRKVKDACLLPLLRLDEASELARLAAPVLHARTLQPVSASDIDLQLRCSYNPEQGSTRIERVLASGTGAKIVTSHDDVCLIDVQIPAQHDFARVHKEIEQYVSRAQVRPLAIGVHADRNLVQLCYTSEVVDSAWHALEQAGLPVTFALREGLALVAMVGAGVCRNPLHSHRFYQQLKDQPIEFVWQSDDGISLVAVLRVGPTEHLIRGLHHSLFRAEKRIGLVLFGKGNIGSRWLELFAREQALISARTGFEFVLAGVVDSTRSLLNYDGLEASRVLAFFDDEAQERDGEDLFLWMRAHPYDDLVVLDVTASEAVSDLYLDFASYGFHVISANKIAGASSGDRYRQIRDAFAKTGRHWLYNATVGAGLPVNYAVHDLRDSGDSILAISGIFSGTLSWLFLQFDGSVPFTELVDQAWQQGLTEPDPRVDLSGQDVMRKLVILAREAGYDIEPNQVRVESLVPAGCEAGSIDQFFENGDSLNEQMVQRLEAAQEMGLVLRHVARFDVSGKARVGVEAVRPDHPLASLLPCDNVFAIESRLYRDNPLVIRGPGAGRDVTAGAIQSDLNRLAQLL from the coding sequence ATGAGTGCGTTAGGCGTATCAGCGGCAGTGTCTGGCCGCCAACTGCATAAATTTGGCGGCAGCAGTCTGGCAGATGTGAAATGTTATCAACGCGTCGCGGGGATTATGGCCGAATACAGCCGCCCCGGCGATTTGATGGTGGTGTCAGCGGCGGGCGGTACCACCAATCAGCTGATTAGCTGGTTGAAACTGAGCCAGAGCGATCGCCTTTCTGCCCATCAGGTGCAGCAGGCACTACGGCGTTACCAAAGCGATTTGATTGCCGGTTTGCTGCCTGCGGATGCCGCAGAGCGGCTGACCACCCTTTTTATCCGCGATCTGGAGCGTCTGGCGGCGCTGCTGGATGGCGGCGTGACCGATGCAGTTTATGCCGAAGTGGTGGGGCACGGCGAAATTTGGTCTGCACGCCTGATGGCGGCGGTGTTGAACTTGAGCAACATCGATGCCAGCTGGTTGGATGCGCGCGATTTCTTACGCGCTGAACGGGCTGCACAACCGCAGGTGGATGAAGGGCGCTCCTGGCCGCTGCTGCAACAGTTGTTAACGCAGCATGCGGGGCAACGGCTGGTGGTGACCGGTTTTATCAGTCGTAACGAGGCCGGTGAGACAGTATTGTTGGGACGCAACGGCAGTGACTATTCGGCTACGCAGATCGGTGCGCTGGCGGGTGTGGAACGCGTGACCATTTGGAGCGATGTGGCCGGTGTTTACAGTGCCGACCCGCGTAAGGTGAAAGATGCCTGTCTGCTGCCTCTGCTGCGCCTTGATGAGGCCAGCGAGCTGGCGCGTCTGGCGGCACCGGTGCTGCATGCGCGCACCTTGCAGCCGGTGTCTGCGAGCGATATCGATCTGCAACTGCGTTGCAGTTACAACCCGGAGCAAGGCTCTACGCGCATTGAGCGTGTGTTAGCGTCGGGCACGGGGGCAAAGATTGTCACCAGCCACGATGACGTGTGCCTGATCGACGTACAGATTCCTGCACAGCATGATTTTGCGCGCGTACACAAAGAGATCGAACAATACGTCAGCCGTGCGCAAGTGCGTCCGCTGGCGATTGGCGTGCACGCCGATCGCAATCTGGTGCAGCTGTGTTACACCTCGGAAGTGGTGGATAGCGCCTGGCATGCATTGGAACAGGCCGGATTGCCCGTGACGTTCGCGTTGCGTGAAGGATTAGCACTGGTGGCCATGGTCGGGGCTGGCGTGTGCCGTAACCCGCTGCACAGCCACCGTTTTTATCAGCAGTTAAAAGATCAGCCCATCGAGTTTGTCTGGCAGTCCGACGATGGCATCAGCCTGGTGGCGGTGCTGCGCGTGGGACCGACGGAGCATTTGATTCGCGGTTTGCACCACTCATTGTTCCGCGCGGAAAAACGGATCGGGTTGGTGCTGTTTGGCAAGGGCAATATTGGTTCCCGCTGGCTGGAGCTGTTTGCCCGCGAGCAGGCGCTAATTTCGGCACGTACCGGCTTTGAGTTTGTGCTGGCGGGCGTGGTAGACAGCACGCGTAGCCTGCTGAACTACGACGGTCTGGAAGCCAGTCGCGTGCTGGCCTTCTTTGATGATGAAGCGCAGGAGCGCGATGGTGAAGACCTGTTCCTGTGGATGCGTGCTCACCCCTACGATGACCTGGTGGTGTTGGATGTGACAGCCAGTGAAGCGGTGTCGGATCTCTATCTTGATTTTGCCAGCTACGGTTTTCACGTGATCAGCGCCAACAAGATTGCGGGCGCATCCAGCGGCGATCGCTATCGCCAGATCCGCGATGCCTTTGCCAAAACGGGCCGTCACTGGCTGTATAACGCCACGGTGGGGGCAGGGCTGCCGGTGAACTATGCGGTGCACGATCTGCGTGACAGCGGTGACAGTATTTTGGCCATCAGCGGTATCTTCTCCGGCACCTTGTCGTGGCTGTTCCTGCAATTTGATGGCAGCGTACCGTTCACCGAACTGGTGGATCAGGCCTGGCAACAGGGGCTGACGGAGCCGGACCCGCGCGTCGATCTTTCCGGGCAGGATGTGATGCGCAAATTGGTGATTTTGGCGCGCGAAGCGGGTTATGACATCGAACCCAATCAGGTGCGGGTGGAATCACTGGTGCCTGCGGGCTGTGAAGCAGGTTCTATCGATCAGTTTTTCGAAAATGGCGATTCGCTGAACGAGCAGATGGTACAGCGTCTGGAAGCGGCACAGGAGATGGGATTGGTGCTGCGTCACGTAGCCCGTTTCGATGTCAGCGGCAAAGCGCGCGTGGGCGTGGAAGCGGTGCGACCGGACCATCCGCTGGCTTCTCTGCTGCCGTGTGACAATGTGTTTGCGATCGAAAGCCGCTTGTATCGCGACAACCCGTTGGTGATTCGCGGACCGGGCGCCGGACGCGATGTAACGGCTGGGGCGATTCAGTCGGATCTCAACCGATTGGCTCAACTGCTGTAA
- a CDS encoding ABC transporter ATP-binding protein translates to MQNRTSSSAALTPHITLAHLHAGYGTTPVLNDIHLEIAQGEFVALLGASGCGKTTLLRTIAGFAAPDAGAVLVNGQDITHYPPEKRGMALVFQSYALWPHMTVAQHIAYGLKLRRMPRAEIARRVTQLENMLGLTGLGERKPAQLSGGQRQRVALGRALAIQPDILLLDEPLSNLDTRIRLQLRDEIRVLQQRLGLTAIHVTHDREEAMVMADRIVILHQGRVMQAGSPQQVYHHPASAFVAAFMGAENQLMLEAYYDGDRLTLRGDAQGAALVPRNATLQPGTVEARFRADAAQLYDATQAPPAAPGMLVRQGTVLAQSYPGGHWLHTVVSGVWRMQVHASAPYDVGQRVEVQIPADALFLFPASDTPAPFASTSLACASHDPLPDLTTQSCTGDH, encoded by the coding sequence GTGCAAAATAGAACGTCTTCTTCCGCTGCGCTAACACCGCACATTACGCTCGCGCATCTGCATGCCGGGTACGGCACTACGCCTGTTTTAAATGATATTCACCTGGAGATTGCTCAAGGGGAATTTGTCGCGCTGCTCGGTGCCTCTGGTTGCGGCAAGACCACCTTGCTGCGCACTATCGCAGGGTTTGCGGCACCGGATGCGGGTGCGGTTCTGGTCAACGGCCAGGATATTACTCACTATCCGCCGGAAAAACGCGGTATGGCGCTGGTGTTCCAAAGCTACGCGCTGTGGCCGCATATGACGGTGGCGCAGCATATTGCCTACGGACTCAAATTACGTCGCATGCCGAGAGCGGAGATCGCCCGTCGTGTGACACAGCTTGAAAATATGCTGGGACTGACCGGATTGGGTGAGCGCAAACCGGCACAGCTCTCTGGCGGCCAGCGTCAGCGCGTCGCGTTGGGGCGAGCGTTGGCGATACAGCCTGATATCTTGCTGCTCGATGAACCCCTCTCCAATCTGGATACCCGCATTCGTTTGCAACTGCGCGACGAGATTCGTGTCTTGCAGCAACGTCTGGGCCTTACGGCCATTCACGTAACCCACGATCGCGAAGAAGCCATGGTGATGGCGGATCGCATCGTCATCCTGCATCAAGGGCGCGTGATGCAGGCGGGCAGCCCGCAACAGGTTTACCACCACCCAGCCAGTGCCTTTGTCGCGGCGTTTATGGGGGCTGAAAACCAACTGATGTTGGAGGCCTATTATGACGGCGATAGGTTGACGCTGCGTGGCGACGCGCAGGGGGCGGCGCTGGTGCCTCGGAATGCGACATTGCAACCCGGCACGGTAGAGGCGCGCTTTCGCGCCGACGCTGCACAACTCTACGATGCGACACAAGCACCGCCAGCGGCTCCCGGCATGCTGGTGCGTCAGGGCACCGTGTTGGCACAAAGCTATCCGGGCGGTCATTGGCTGCACACGGTTGTCAGTGGCGTATGGCGGATGCAGGTGCATGCCTCTGCGCCTTATGACGTCGGCCAACGCGTTGAGGTGCAGATCCCGGCGGACGCGCTGTTCCTGTTTCCGGCGTCTGATACGCCAGCCCCGTTCGCTTCAACATCACTGGCTTGTGCTTCTCACGATCCTCTTCCCGACCTGACTACCCAATCTTGTACTGGAGACCACTGA
- a CDS encoding ABC transporter substrate-binding protein, with amino-acid sequence MKRIFAVTLMMGASLSAAQAQELTVLTAGDQNMVDYVNDYLGSLFEQQHPGVKVRAVGTGPGDAGSQKILERFNAQQAAGSKVWDTDVAVVHEKFVGPMVKGGQLLQYRDAIASGTLVTMAAADKALGSDVKGYVMPMFSSQTALAYNPALVSNPPKSYDELQQWAAAHPKQFGYNGIKGGASGVSFVMGWVYAYGGDANKLMNGPFEEAEAQKWQPAFERLKAFNKNVTLTPGNAGTLDMLSRGEIAIGPVWVDMFYSWKANGQLPDNVKLLLPAPGMPGQLMHYVIPAQAPNRELAQQFVELATSPKVQAQGIVERFNWYPGIDAKYVQAELKPEVWQRLFTDISPQDLATKGKTFPIAPYNAAILNAYEHAMAQ; translated from the coding sequence ATGAAACGCATTTTTGCTGTAACGCTCATGATGGGCGCTTCACTTTCTGCCGCGCAGGCGCAAGAGCTGACCGTGCTGACGGCTGGCGATCAAAACATGGTCGATTATGTGAACGACTATCTGGGATCGCTGTTTGAACAGCAGCATCCAGGCGTCAAAGTCAGAGCCGTTGGTACTGGGCCGGGGGATGCGGGTTCACAGAAGATCCTCGAGCGCTTTAACGCGCAACAAGCCGCAGGCAGCAAAGTGTGGGATACCGACGTTGCCGTGGTGCATGAAAAATTTGTCGGCCCGATGGTGAAGGGCGGCCAACTGCTGCAATACCGTGATGCGATTGCGAGCGGCACGTTGGTGACCATGGCAGCAGCAGACAAAGCGTTGGGCAGTGACGTCAAAGGCTATGTGATGCCGATGTTCAGCAGCCAAACCGCACTGGCCTATAACCCGGCGCTGGTGTCGAACCCGCCGAAAAGCTATGACGAACTGCAACAGTGGGCGGCAGCACACCCAAAACAGTTCGGCTATAACGGCATTAAAGGGGGCGCGTCGGGCGTCAGCTTTGTGATGGGATGGGTTTACGCTTACGGCGGCGATGCCAATAAGCTGATGAACGGTCCGTTTGAAGAAGCGGAAGCACAGAAATGGCAACCGGCCTTTGAACGCCTGAAAGCGTTCAATAAAAACGTCACCCTGACACCGGGCAATGCGGGTACGCTGGATATGCTGAGCCGGGGAGAGATTGCTATCGGTCCGGTGTGGGTTGATATGTTCTACTCATGGAAAGCCAATGGCCAGTTGCCGGACAACGTTAAACTCCTTCTGCCTGCTCCCGGCATGCCCGGCCAGCTGATGCACTACGTGATCCCGGCACAAGCGCCCAATCGTGAACTGGCCCAGCAGTTTGTCGAACTGGCGACCAGCCCGAAAGTACAGGCCCAGGGCATTGTTGAGCGCTTCAACTGGTATCCGGGCATTGATGCCAAATACGTTCAAGCGGAACTGAAACCGGAAGTCTGGCAGCGTCTGTTTACCGATATCTCGCCACAGGATCTGGCGACCAAAGGAAAAACCTTCCCTATCGCTCCGTATAACGCCGCGATCCTCAATGCTTATGAACACGCGATGGCGCAGTAA
- a CDS encoding ABC transporter permease, producing MLPLPSFSSRLAGIALVLPALLVVALCFIAPLGLSVGGAFVSDQGIGGANFVTALTLYTPDILFTLLIVGVSTLLIGLFSVLIGGYLTLGENPRWVALLRWVYRWPLFIPFIVTGQILRTFLAKNGWLNGALDMVGIVDLTSASNWLDWRGIVFAFVWKQTPFVALLVSGAMASLDRATMESARNLGAGRLRILFEIVVPQVWHTLLTGLILSFVTMMSVLSVPLMINAQSPTLLSANIAFRINAYGDYGVANALGAISLLMTAVFAVIYLRISMREKT from the coding sequence ATGTTACCACTCCCTTCTTTTTCTTCTCGTCTGGCAGGCATTGCGCTGGTGCTGCCTGCGCTGCTGGTGGTGGCGCTGTGCTTTATCGCGCCGCTCGGGCTGTCCGTTGGCGGAGCCTTTGTCAGCGATCAGGGCATCGGCGGGGCGAATTTTGTTACCGCGCTGACGCTCTATACCCCGGATATTCTGTTTACATTGCTGATTGTTGGCGTGTCTACGCTACTGATTGGCCTGTTTTCCGTATTGATCGGCGGTTACCTGACGTTGGGTGAAAATCCGCGTTGGGTCGCCCTGCTGCGCTGGGTTTATCGCTGGCCGCTGTTTATTCCTTTTATCGTCACTGGACAGATTTTACGCACCTTTTTGGCTAAAAACGGCTGGCTAAACGGCGCCTTGGATATGGTCGGCATCGTCGATCTCACCAGCGCCAGCAACTGGCTTGACTGGCGCGGTATTGTGTTTGCTTTTGTCTGGAAACAAACGCCCTTTGTGGCACTGCTGGTCTCTGGCGCGATGGCATCGCTGGACCGTGCAACGATGGAGTCGGCACGTAATCTTGGCGCGGGTCGGCTGCGTATTCTGTTCGAAATTGTGGTGCCACAGGTGTGGCACACGTTGCTGACCGGCCTGATTCTGTCTTTCGTGACCATGATGTCGGTGCTGTCGGTGCCGCTGATGATCAATGCGCAATCCCCGACGCTGTTGAGCGCCAATATTGCCTTTCGTATCAATGCCTATGGTGATTACGGCGTGGCGAACGCACTGGGGGCCATCTCGCTGTTGATGACGGCGGTATTTGCGGTTATCTATCTGCGTATCAGCATGAGGGAGAAAACATGA
- a CDS encoding ABC transporter permease codes for MRRVLGWIAPALILGVLVFLIFGPLANLLLWAVAEKWFYPHLLPSEWGFAFWRRVFSARSVAWEALGNSVLVAICTVLASLALAIPAGYALARLALPARGVILLVFLIPQAFPNLTVYVNIARLFYQWGLNGTLFGVVLVHTVHGLVFAVWIASAAFADISREMEQAARSIGAGPWRTFIDISLPQALPGLMAAAIFVFLESLDEFTGSYFVGAPDVQMMPLMLYSAGAGGNYQIASITALVLLVPSLVFMLVVERFLKADVLARIGK; via the coding sequence ATGAGGCGCGTATTGGGATGGATTGCCCCGGCGCTTATTCTGGGCGTGCTGGTTTTTCTTATCTTTGGTCCGTTGGCTAACCTGCTGCTGTGGGCAGTGGCGGAGAAATGGTTTTATCCGCACCTTCTGCCCTCTGAATGGGGTTTTGCCTTTTGGCGGCGCGTGTTCTCGGCGCGCAGCGTTGCCTGGGAAGCGCTGGGCAATAGCGTACTGGTGGCGATATGCACCGTGCTGGCCTCGCTGGCATTGGCTATTCCCGCCGGGTATGCATTGGCGCGGCTGGCATTGCCTGCGCGCGGGGTTATTCTGCTGGTTTTTCTGATTCCACAAGCGTTTCCCAATCTGACGGTATACGTGAATATCGCTCGCCTGTTTTATCAGTGGGGGCTGAACGGCACGCTGTTTGGCGTGGTGCTGGTGCATACGGTGCACGGATTGGTGTTTGCGGTGTGGATTGCTTCAGCGGCGTTTGCTGATATCAGCCGCGAGATGGAACAGGCCGCCCGCTCCATTGGGGCTGGTCCGTGGCGCACGTTTATCGATATTTCCCTGCCGCAAGCACTTCCGGGGCTGATGGCGGCGGCCATATTTGTCTTTCTGGAATCGTTGGATGAATTCACGGGAAGCTACTTTGTCGGCGCGCCGGATGTGCAGATGATGCCGCTGATGTTATACAGCGCCGGGGCGGGTGGCAATTACCAGATTGCGTCGATCACCGCGCTGGTATTACTGGTGCCTTCCCTCGTTTTCATGCTGGTAGTGGAACGTTTCCTGAAAGCAGATGTGCTGGCGAGGATCGGTAAATGA
- a CDS encoding LacI family DNA-binding transcriptional regulator, translating into MSINKQRYVSAQDVARRAGVSRSAVSRSFTPGASVSAETYAKVMTAAQQLGYQVNDLARGLLANGSRLVGLVVTQPEVGFRANLVAALSQALIQRGSIPVLINTGHTRGAMAAARSILFGHRAEATIVLSGSPPQEFVELAQLNGQPLIVIGRNDDACDSVHIDNNTAARTAARLFAADGRKQVALMGCASATPNIVEREQAFCDEARTLGLDVSTVRGVDSDYAGGLGACQSLFALPPLDWPDAVFCINDLMAFGVIDCARQRGLSVPDDLAVIGFDDIPAAGWDAYSLTTFRQDPVVMAAQALQLLERRQAHPQAPNSKAEVSAPLVRRQSA; encoded by the coding sequence ATGAGCATCAACAAACAGCGTTATGTCAGCGCCCAGGATGTGGCGCGTCGGGCAGGCGTATCGCGTTCGGCAGTGTCGCGCAGTTTCACACCGGGCGCTAGCGTCTCGGCAGAGACCTACGCCAAAGTGATGACGGCGGCGCAACAACTGGGTTATCAGGTCAACGATCTGGCGCGTGGTCTGCTGGCGAACGGTAGCCGTTTGGTGGGATTGGTGGTCACACAGCCGGAAGTGGGCTTTCGAGCCAATCTGGTAGCCGCGCTTTCTCAGGCGCTCATTCAGCGCGGTTCGATTCCGGTGCTGATTAACACCGGACACACGCGCGGCGCGATGGCGGCGGCACGTTCGATTCTGTTCGGCCATCGTGCTGAAGCGACTATCGTGTTGTCTGGCTCACCGCCGCAGGAATTTGTTGAACTGGCGCAGTTGAACGGCCAGCCGTTGATCGTCATTGGACGCAATGACGACGCCTGCGACAGCGTGCATATCGACAATAACACAGCGGCACGCACGGCGGCGCGCTTGTTCGCCGCTGACGGCAGAAAGCAGGTGGCGCTGATGGGTTGTGCATCAGCCACCCCGAACATTGTTGAACGTGAGCAGGCGTTTTGCGATGAAGCGCGCACGCTGGGATTGGACGTGAGTACGGTGCGTGGTGTTGATTCAGACTACGCCGGTGGCCTTGGTGCCTGTCAGTCGCTGTTTGCACTGCCGCCGCTGGATTGGCCGGATGCCGTGTTTTGCATCAACGATTTAATGGCGTTTGGCGTGATTGATTGCGCACGTCAGCGTGGATTGTCAGTCCCTGACGATCTGGCGGTTATCGGTTTCGATGATATCCCTGCCGCAGGTTGGGATGCCTATTCGCTGACCACCTTCCGTCAGGATCCGGTGGTAATGGCGGCACAGGCGCTACAGTTGCTGGAACGTCGACAAGCACACCCGCAGGCACCGAACAGCAAAGCCGAAGTCAGCGCGCCACTGGTGCGCCGTCAATCGGCCTGA
- a CDS encoding phosphodiesterase, with amino-acid sequence MKIIQFSDLHLTTPGRMLHGRDPLQHFQAAIADINTHQRDAALVVISGDLSDDGSAASYAALADTLATLQVPWRVTLGNHDDRAAFLRVFPALSDEHGFIQNVTNLGDYCVILLDSLQSGDVAGNLCSTRLQWLEDQLRRAQNNAVLLFLHHLPMPIGLPSLDEVRLAPDAADALHQCCLRYGNVRHIAAGHVHRPASGNWRGITFTTVRGTNHQSALRFVPGFDISQETPQYAIFWVTAQGHTVHFNDVPAL; translated from the coding sequence ATGAAAATCATTCAGTTCTCCGACCTTCATTTAACGACGCCGGGCCGAATGTTGCACGGACGCGATCCGCTGCAACACTTTCAGGCAGCGATTGCGGATATTAATACGCACCAGCGTGACGCGGCGCTGGTGGTTATTTCGGGCGATCTTTCCGATGATGGCAGTGCGGCATCTTATGCTGCCCTCGCTGATACGCTGGCCACATTACAGGTTCCCTGGCGTGTGACGTTAGGAAACCATGATGACCGAGCGGCCTTTTTGCGGGTGTTTCCCGCGTTGTCCGATGAGCACGGTTTTATCCAAAATGTCACGAACCTCGGCGATTATTGCGTGATCCTTCTGGATTCACTGCAAAGCGGTGATGTTGCCGGAAACCTGTGCAGCACGCGCTTACAGTGGCTGGAAGACCAACTGCGCCGCGCTCAGAACAACGCTGTATTGCTGTTTTTGCATCACCTGCCGATGCCTATCGGTTTGCCGTCGCTGGATGAAGTGCGGTTGGCACCGGACGCCGCCGATGCGTTGCATCAATGCTGCCTGCGCTATGGCAACGTACGGCACATTGCCGCAGGCCATGTGCACCGTCCTGCCAGCGGTAACTGGCGCGGCATCACCTTTACTACGGTGCGCGGTACCAACCACCAGTCTGCGCTGCGTTTTGTCCCCGGTTTTGACATCAGCCAGGAAACGCCGCAGTACGCTATTTTCTGGGTAACGGCGCAGGGGCATACGGTACATTTCAACGACGTTCCCGCCCTGTAA
- the metF gene encoding methylenetetrahydrofolate reductase, translated as MSFFHANQREALNQSLAELQGQINVSFEFFPPKTSEMEETLWNSIDRLSNLKPKFVSVTYGANSGERDRTHSIIKTIKERTGLEAAPHLTCIDASREQLIEIAQDYWQSGIRHIVALRGDLPPQGGKPDMYAADLVSLLKSVGDFDISVAAYPEVHPEAKSAQADLIGLKKKIDAGANRAITQFFFDVESYLRFRDRCVATGIDVEIVPGILPVSNFKQLQRFATMTNVRVPNWMTAMFDGLDNDADTRKMVGAAIAMDMVKILSREGVKDFHFYTLNRAELSYAICHTLGVRPAVN; from the coding sequence ATGAGTTTTTTTCACGCAAACCAGCGGGAAGCGCTGAATCAAAGCCTGGCGGAGCTCCAAGGGCAAATCAATGTTTCCTTTGAATTTTTCCCGCCGAAAACCAGTGAAATGGAAGAAACGCTGTGGAACTCAATTGACCGCCTGAGCAACCTGAAACCCAAGTTTGTTTCTGTTACCTACGGTGCAAACTCTGGCGAACGTGACCGTACACACAGCATTATCAAGACGATCAAAGAACGTACCGGGCTGGAAGCTGCGCCGCACCTGACTTGTATCGATGCTTCACGTGAGCAACTAATTGAAATAGCACAGGATTACTGGCAGAGCGGTATTCGCCATATTGTAGCGCTGCGTGGGGATTTACCGCCGCAAGGGGGCAAACCGGACATGTATGCCGCCGATTTGGTGAGCCTGCTGAAAAGCGTCGGTGATTTTGATATCTCGGTCGCGGCTTATCCGGAAGTTCACCCAGAGGCCAAAAGCGCGCAGGCCGATCTGATCGGCTTGAAGAAAAAGATTGATGCGGGGGCCAATCGTGCCATCACACAGTTCTTTTTCGATGTCGAAAGCTATTTACGTTTTCGCGATCGTTGCGTCGCCACGGGCATTGATGTGGAGATTGTGCCGGGTATTCTGCCGGTTTCCAACTTCAAGCAGTTACAACGTTTCGCCACCATGACGAACGTGCGCGTGCCGAACTGGATGACGGCCATGTTTGATGGGCTGGATAACGATGCTGACACCCGCAAAATGGTGGGGGCGGCCATCGCCATGGACATGGTGAAAATCCTCAGCCGTGAGGGTGTGAAAGATTTCCACTTCTATACGCTCAACCGTGCGGAATTGAGTTATGCGATTTGCCATACACTGGGTGTAAGGCCTGCCGTTAACTGA